From the genome of Miscanthus floridulus cultivar M001 chromosome 10, ASM1932011v1, whole genome shotgun sequence, one region includes:
- the LOC136489414 gene encoding uncharacterized protein, protein MAATINWEAQTFSTTDGPAAWGTGRFIPRKTLESYLISQDDDCCRIRCDVAVIKEPPAVPLPPPDLHLGDLLLASEVGRDVTFVVGGEQFTAHSCVLAARSSTVFMEEVLGTGKESAVVVGSHHVPVDGMAPRVFKALLHFIYTDSLPDELADHGDRIAIVQGLLAEADRYDMARLKLICSDLLLATEVGRDVTFIVGCVLFTAHSCVLAARSSTVFMAKVLGTGKESAVGGGSRHVRVDGIAPRVFKALLHFIYTDSVLDHGIARGLLEAAHRYGMERLKMICTDVLCSNIDATTALHTLKLANKHGCLKLNQAWVKFIRRMLDAFNLEERK, encoded by the exons ATGGCGGCAACCATAAA TTGGGAAGCACAGACCTTCTCAACCACGGATGGCCCAGCAGCATGGGGCACTGGTCGGTTCATCCCACGGAAGACGTTGGAGTCGTACCTGATCAGCCAGGACGATGACTGCTGCCGTATCAGGTGTGACGTCGCCGTCATCAAGGAGCCTCCCGCGGTTCCACTTCCACCCCCGGACCTGCATCTCGGCGACCTCCTGTTGGCTAGCGAGGTCGGAAGGGACGTGACGTTTGTGGTCGGCGGCGAGCAGTTCACGGCGCACAGCTGCGTGCTCGCCGCCCGGTCGTCCACGGTGTTCATGGAAGAGGTCCTTGGCACGGGGAAGgagagcgccgtcgtcgtcggctCTCATCACGTGCCGGTCGACGGCATGGCGCCGAGGGTGTTCAAGGCACTGCTCCACTTCATCTACACCGACTCTCTTCCTGACGAGTTAGCGGACCACGGCGACAGGATCGCCATCGTTCAGGGTCTGCTGGCGGAGGCAGATCGGTATGACATGGCGAGGCTCAAGTTGATCTGCAGCGACCTCCTGCTGGCTACCGAGGTCGGGAGGGACGTGACGTTTATCGTCGGCTGCGTGCTGTTCACGGCGCACAGCTGCGTGCTCGCCGCCCGGTCGTCCACGGTGTTCATGGCGAAGGTCCTTGGCACGGGGAAGGAGAGCGCCGTCGGCGGCGGCTCTCGTCACGTGCGGGTCGACGGCATTGCGCCCAGGGTGTTCAAGGCACTGCTCCACTTCATCTACACCGACTCTGTTCTTGATCACGGCATCGCTCGGGGTCTGCTGGAGGCGGCACATCGGTATGGCATGGAGAGGCTGAAGATGATCTGCACCGACGTGCTGTGCAGCAACATCGATGCAACCACGGCTTTGCACACACTGAAGCTGGCTAACAAGCATGGCTGTCTCAAGCTCAACCAGGCATGGGTCAAGTTCATTAGGCGCATGTTAGATGCCTTCAACCTGGAAGAGAGAAAATAA
- the LOC136485481 gene encoding mitochondrial ATP-independent inner membrane protease subunit 1a-like codes for MSGFVRRLAGIPWRSIAGEALSRAFLVAQAYCAVHVVDQHLCSLAFVRGPSMLPAMNLAGDVVAVDRVSARLGRVAPGDVVLMISPEDPRKSVAKRVVGMQGDSVTYLVDPGNSDASKTVVVPQGHVWVQGDNPYASRDSRQFGAVPYGLITGKIFCRVWPLEGFGPIDSNQS; via the exons atgtcgGGCTTCGTTCGGCGTCTCGCGGGCATCCCGTGGCGGAGCATCGCGGGGGAAGCCCTGTCCCGCGCGTTCCTGGTGGCGCAGGCCTACTGCGCCGTCCACGTCGTCGACCAGCACCTCTGCTCGCTCGCCTTCGTGCGGGGCCCCAGCATGCTGCCGGCCATGAACCTAGCGGGCGACGTGGTGGCGGTGGACAGGGTCAGCGCGAGGCTCGGCCGGGTCGCGCCCGGGGACGTCGTGCTGATGATCTCCCCCGAGGACCCGCGCAAGTCCGTTGCCAAGCGCGTCGTCGGGATGCAGGGGGACTCCGTCACCTACCTCGTCGACCCCGGCAACAGCGACGCCTCCAAAACCGTCGTG GTACCACAAGGTCATGTATGGGTGCAGGGCGATAATCCTTATGCTTCTAGGGATTCAAGGCAATTTGGAGCCGTGCCTTATGGTCTCATTACAGGGAAGATCTTTTGTCGG GTTTGGCCGCTGGAGGGCTTTGGTCCAATCGATTCAAACCAGTCTTAA